One Thalassospira marina DNA window includes the following coding sequences:
- a CDS encoding antibiotic biosynthesis monooxygenase family protein — protein MIAVIFEVIPKAEYKSDYFDIAGDLRPLLDGIDGFISIERFESITTPGKILSLSFWRDEEAVKAWRNLEEHRAAQSQGRTRIFQDYRLRVAHVMRDYGTTERGDVPPDSKNHHNA, from the coding sequence ATGATTGCCGTGATTTTCGAAGTCATCCCCAAAGCCGAATATAAGTCCGACTATTTCGACATTGCCGGCGATCTTCGACCGCTTCTTGACGGGATTGATGGTTTTATCTCGATCGAACGGTTTGAAAGCATCACCACACCAGGAAAAATCCTGTCGCTTTCTTTCTGGCGGGATGAAGAGGCGGTCAAAGCCTGGCGCAATCTTGAAGAACATCGCGCGGCACAATCGCAAGGCCGCACCCGCATTTTTCAGGATTACCGCCTGCGTGTTGCCCATGTGATGCGCGATTACGGCACGACCGAACGCGGCGATGTGCCACCTGATTCCAAAAACCATCACAACGCTTAA
- a CDS encoding DMT family transporter, producing the protein MTRTLARLSGNLRGVLWMTGAMASGVFVDVCAKLVSADIPTAQILAMRAILTVAAFLVILMFVGTRQVRTRRPYAHMLRGVLWYGSLFCVFYALRQMSISEVNAYLFIEALLTVMLAVVFLGEKLTARKLAATLLGLVGVWIMCAPKMNGFGVPLGVAGALAGAFCFSAQTLFAKVLTRTETNFSMLFWPQIVAVVIWVPVGVILWQPAALSDWAFAGGAGFFAMLTNYMVLRAVRVADASVISPAAYTALPFSLAMDLIFFDMFPMPIIFVGAGLVVLAVMLLDFKGSAKPAPSADEDEDIAPSVSTKQQADARV; encoded by the coding sequence ATGACCAGGACGCTGGCGCGCCTGAGCGGAAATTTGCGCGGCGTTTTATGGATGACCGGCGCGATGGCATCGGGCGTTTTTGTCGATGTCTGTGCCAAGCTGGTTTCGGCCGATATCCCGACAGCCCAGATTCTGGCCATGCGGGCCATTCTAACGGTGGCGGCCTTCCTGGTGATTTTGATGTTTGTGGGCACCCGCCAGGTGCGCACACGCCGCCCCTATGCCCATATGTTGCGCGGGGTGCTGTGGTACGGGTCGCTGTTTTGCGTGTTCTATGCCCTGCGACAAATGAGCATCAGCGAAGTAAACGCCTATCTGTTTATCGAGGCATTGCTGACCGTGATGCTTGCTGTGGTGTTTCTTGGCGAAAAGCTGACAGCCCGTAAGTTGGCCGCAACCCTTTTGGGGCTGGTCGGTGTCTGGATTATGTGTGCCCCGAAAATGAATGGTTTTGGTGTGCCGCTGGGTGTTGCTGGTGCACTGGCCGGGGCGTTCTGTTTTTCGGCGCAAACCCTGTTTGCCAAGGTTCTGACCCGGACAGAAACCAATTTTTCCATGCTGTTCTGGCCACAAATTGTAGCCGTGGTCATCTGGGTGCCAGTTGGCGTTATATTGTGGCAGCCAGCGGCCCTTTCTGACTGGGCCTTTGCGGGCGGTGCCGGGTTTTTCGCGATGCTGACCAATTACATGGTGCTGCGCGCTGTGCGTGTTGCCGACGCCAGTGTTATTTCGCCTGCGGCCTATACCGCCCTGCCATTTTCGCTGGCAATGGACCTGATCTTTTTTGACATGTTCCCGATGCCGATCATTTTTGTCGGCGCCGGACTGGTGGTTCTGGCCGTTATGCTGCTTGATTTCAAGGGATCAGCCAAACCCGCCCCATCGGCGGATGAGGACGAAGATATTGCCCCGTCAGTCTCGACAAAACAGCAGGCTGATGCCAGGGTTTAA
- a CDS encoding LysR family transcriptional regulator, with amino-acid sequence MRRKLPPLRALVAFEATARHQSVKDAAEELNVTQSAISHQLRQLEESVGVVLFVRKGRGLSLTKSARQLLPRLTAALDDISGITSEIGPDKGRAIRIGALATPALSILIEELDSLRAAIPGDIPVQFRKIEFDDDLDPLEIDLALQIAPKDLPGPEGWTMELLTPEIYHALVSPHWLERRGFKGTSVDVSQLEPRDILLIDSDSEQFSQINSWFEETRFSLSDCWTFSHHIWALEAAREGHGIVASTDVVARKYVDRRELVALDFPDFMSSWWYRLLIRPSRERDPAVMAAADWIRNQIRLPINENMHL; translated from the coding sequence ATGCGTCGCAAATTACCGCCCTTACGCGCCCTTGTCGCCTTCGAAGCCACGGCCCGCCATCAAAGCGTGAAAGATGCCGCCGAAGAACTGAATGTGACGCAAAGCGCAATCAGCCATCAGCTGCGCCAGCTTGAGGAAAGCGTGGGCGTGGTTCTGTTTGTGCGCAAGGGGCGCGGCCTGTCGCTGACCAAATCGGCACGCCAGCTTTTGCCACGCCTGACCGCCGCCCTTGACGATATTTCCGGCATCACCAGCGAAATTGGCCCGGATAAAGGCCGTGCCATCCGGATCGGGGCACTGGCGACCCCGGCGCTAAGCATCCTGATCGAGGAACTCGACAGTCTGCGTGCTGCCATTCCTGGCGATATCCCTGTCCAGTTTCGCAAAATCGAATTTGATGACGACCTGGACCCGCTGGAAATTGATCTGGCACTTCAGATCGCGCCCAAAGACCTGCCCGGCCCGGAAGGCTGGACCATGGAGCTTCTGACACCGGAAATCTATCATGCGCTGGTATCGCCGCACTGGCTGGAACGGCGCGGTTTTAAAGGCACCAGTGTCGATGTTTCGCAGCTTGAACCACGCGATATTCTGTTGATCGACAGTGATAGCGAACAGTTTTCACAAATCAATTCCTGGTTTGAGGAAACCCGTTTTTCGCTGTCTGACTGCTGGACCTTCAGCCATCATATCTGGGCGCTTGAGGCGGCGCGCGAAGGCCATGGCATTGTGGCAAGCACCGATGTTGTCGCCCGCAAATATGTTGATCGTCGCGAACTTGTCGCGCTGGATTTTCCCGATTTCATGTCAAGCTGGTGGTACCGGCTTCTGATTCGCCCTTCGCGTGAACGCGACCCCGCTGTCATGGCCGCAGCAGACTGGATTCGCAATCAGATCCGCCTTCCTATAAACGAAAACATGCATTTGTAA
- a CDS encoding glycosyltransferase, which yields MSKVDLVSVIVTTYNWSSALAMVLQSLQDQNDRNFEIVIADDGSDDETRDLIAGFAKECPIPVKHFWQEDNGFRVARARNGALSLCSGDLVIFIDGDCCVMPDFVTRHRKAVTEGCFVTGKRVFLKRNFTQMLMRKQPNFHKWPRFALFTLGLTGQCNRPFQFMPLPQSGKSLWKHENCWKKAQTCNLAVLRTDIDRVAGFDESYEGHGLEDSDFVLRLLRSGLKRKNLEYSSPVLHLFHDRKIAQRHAGADDNRIHFSNLENDTVRFLPGRSMFLAPEAAE from the coding sequence ATGTCAAAGGTAGATCTCGTATCGGTAATCGTGACCACCTATAACTGGTCAAGTGCACTGGCGATGGTTTTGCAATCACTGCAGGACCAGAATGATCGCAATTTCGAAATCGTCATTGCCGATGATGGATCAGATGATGAAACCCGCGACCTGATCGCCGGTTTTGCAAAAGAATGCCCCATCCCCGTCAAACATTTCTGGCAGGAAGACAACGGTTTTCGGGTTGCACGCGCACGCAACGGCGCATTGTCGCTTTGCAGTGGCGATCTGGTGATCTTTATCGACGGCGATTGCTGTGTGATGCCTGATTTTGTTACCCGTCATCGCAAGGCCGTAACAGAAGGCTGTTTTGTCACTGGCAAACGGGTTTTCCTGAAGCGCAACTTCACCCAGATGTTGATGCGCAAACAGCCCAATTTCCATAAATGGCCGCGATTCGCCCTGTTTACCCTTGGCCTTACCGGGCAGTGCAACCGCCCGTTCCAGTTCATGCCCCTGCCCCAAAGCGGCAAAAGCCTGTGGAAGCATGAAAACTGCTGGAAAAAAGCACAAACCTGCAATCTTGCTGTGCTGCGCACGGATATCGACCGGGTTGCCGGTTTTGATGAATCCTATGAAGGCCACGGCCTTGAAGATTCCGATTTTGTCCTGCGGCTTTTGCGCTCCGGCCTGAAACGCAAAAATCTGGAATACTCCTCGCCAGTTTTGCACCTGTTTCATGACCGCAAAATTGCCCAGCGCCATGCCGGTGCTGATGATAACCGCATTCATTTCAGCAATCTTGAAAATGATACGGTAC